One Chloroflexota bacterium genomic region harbors:
- a CDS encoding dipeptidase, with protein MTVTERGVEDALGYLRAHADEHLRGLDEFLRMESVSADPAKNDETRRTAQWIADDLTRIGFEHAQLNETRSHPVVTADWLHAGPDKPTVLVYCHYDVQPTDPLDEWVRPPFEPRYENDNVYARGCGDDKGQLYMHLCAAEAWLRGVGRLPLNLRVIFEGDEEYISEPVTEFISVHPELLAADVCIVSDSDMQDDHGTPAITYGLRGIAYWEVRVHGPFQDVHSGSYGGGVENPANVLVRMLASLVDGDGRVTVPGFYDRVLDLTDAERAAYAAVPFDVTEWLSVTGVSEPMLGERGWTLFERLSGRPTFDINGLWGGYQGEGSKTIIPGWAAAKISTRLVPDQDPREIEGLMIAHLESLALPTVRVTVKSLSNGWPVLTPIDHPAVGAAARASEKAFGKAAAFHRSGGSIPFVPELDRQLGIKSVMVGWASPNGNFHAPNEWMPMANYRGGLDAIVHLWDELGRLTADEMRHSGQETG; from the coding sequence CGCGGGGTCGAGGACGCGCTGGGCTATCTGCGCGCGCACGCCGATGAGCATCTGCGCGGCCTGGATGAGTTCCTCCGGATGGAATCGGTCAGCGCGGATCCCGCCAAGAACGACGAGACCCGGCGCACGGCGCAGTGGATCGCGGACGATCTCACCCGGATCGGCTTCGAACATGCCCAGCTGAACGAGACGCGCAGCCATCCGGTGGTCACGGCCGACTGGCTGCACGCCGGCCCGGACAAGCCCACCGTCCTGGTCTATTGCCACTACGACGTCCAGCCCACTGACCCGCTCGACGAGTGGGTGCGGCCGCCGTTCGAACCTCGCTACGAGAACGACAACGTGTACGCCCGTGGCTGCGGCGACGACAAGGGGCAGCTGTACATGCACCTTTGCGCCGCCGAGGCCTGGCTCCGCGGCGTGGGCCGGCTGCCGCTCAACCTGCGGGTCATCTTCGAGGGCGACGAGGAGTACATCAGCGAGCCGGTGACCGAGTTCATCTCTGTCCACCCGGAGCTGCTGGCTGCCGACGTGTGCATCGTGTCCGACTCCGACATGCAGGACGATCACGGGACGCCCGCCATCACCTACGGCTTGCGCGGGATCGCGTACTGGGAGGTCCGGGTCCACGGCCCGTTCCAGGACGTCCACTCCGGATCGTACGGCGGCGGGGTCGAGAACCCGGCCAACGTCCTGGTCCGCATGCTGGCCTCGCTGGTCGACGGCGACGGGCGGGTCACCGTCCCCGGCTTCTACGACCGCGTTCTCGATCTGACCGATGCCGAACGTGCCGCCTACGCAGCCGTGCCGTTCGACGTGACCGAATGGCTTTCAGTGACCGGGGTATCGGAGCCCATGCTCGGCGAGCGCGGCTGGACCCTGTTCGAGCGCCTGTCCGGACGGCCCACGTTCGACATCAACGGTCTGTGGGGCGGCTACCAGGGCGAGGGCTCCAAGACGATCATCCCCGGCTGGGCAGCGGCCAAGATCAGCACGCGGCTGGTGCCCGACCAGGACCCCCGCGAGATCGAGGGCCTCATGATCGCGCACCTGGAGAGCCTCGCCCTGCCCACCGTCCGAGTGACGGTGAAGAGCCTGTCCAATGGCTGGCCGGTGCTGACTCCCATCGACCACCCCGCGGTCGGAGCGGCGGCTCGGGCTTCCGAGAAGGCGTTCGGCAAGGCCGCCGCGTTCCACCGCTCGGGTGGGAGCATTCCGTTCGTCCCGGAGCTCGACCGCCAGCTGGGAATCAAGAGCGTGATGGTCGGCTGGGCCTCTCCCAACGGCAACTTCCATGCGCCCAACGAGTGGATGCCGATGGCCAACTACCGGGGCGGGCTGGACGCGATCGTCCACCTGTGGGACGAGCTGGGCAGGCTCACCGCTGACGAGATGCGGCACTCCGGCCAGGAGACGGGTTAG
- a CDS encoding Xaa-Pro peptidase family protein — protein sequence MTAFAPTVHRQRLDAAAAEATSRGLDALLVTPSSDYLYLLGYNAPPLERLTCLIVRPEVGATLVLPHLEEPLARHEMGELADAVGLVPWEETDDPFAVVSRLLGRVGRVAVQDQMWARFVLRLQAALNGSELVEAGPAINALRRTKSPEEIDRLRTAAAAADQAMEAITAERLSGRTEAEVSAHIRQLLRDAGHDTADWAIVASGPNAASPHHTPGDRIIQAGDAIVLDIGGTANGYASDTTRTAFVGLPPEEFQDLYAVLQEAQAAACEAVRPGIPARDVDRAAREIIADAGYGALFTHRTGHGIGLETHEEPYLVESNPDPLREGDAFSVEPGIYVEGRWGARIEDIVVCTATGGERINLTSRDLRIVG from the coding sequence GTGACCGCGTTCGCGCCAACTGTCCATCGGCAGCGACTCGACGCTGCCGCGGCGGAAGCGACGTCGCGCGGCCTGGATGCGCTGCTGGTCACGCCCTCGTCGGACTACCTGTACCTGCTCGGCTATAACGCCCCGCCGCTCGAGCGGCTGACCTGCCTCATCGTGCGTCCGGAGGTCGGAGCCACGCTCGTTCTTCCTCACCTGGAAGAGCCGCTCGCCCGCCACGAAATGGGCGAGCTCGCTGATGCCGTCGGGCTCGTCCCCTGGGAGGAGACCGATGACCCGTTCGCCGTTGTTTCCCGGCTCTTGGGAAGGGTCGGCCGGGTCGCCGTTCAGGACCAGATGTGGGCCCGTTTCGTGCTTCGACTCCAGGCCGCGCTGAACGGATCCGAGCTCGTGGAGGCAGGCCCGGCCATCAACGCCCTGCGCCGCACCAAAAGCCCCGAGGAGATCGACCGCCTGCGCACAGCGGCGGCAGCCGCTGACCAGGCCATGGAGGCAATTACCGCGGAACGGCTCAGCGGGCGGACCGAGGCCGAGGTCAGCGCCCACATCCGCCAGCTCCTGCGTGACGCGGGCCATGACACAGCCGACTGGGCGATCGTCGCCTCCGGCCCGAATGCCGCCAGCCCGCACCACACCCCCGGCGATCGGATCATTCAGGCCGGCGACGCGATCGTCCTGGACATCGGTGGCACGGCCAACGGATACGCGAGTGACACGACCCGCACCGCCTTCGTCGGGCTGCCGCCCGAGGAGTTCCAGGACCTGTACGCCGTCCTCCAAGAGGCCCAGGCGGCCGCCTGTGAGGCGGTACGGCCCGGCATCCCGGCGCGGGACGTGGACCGGGCGGCACGCGAGATCATTGCCGATGCCGGATACGGGGCGCTGTTCACCCATCGGACCGGCCACGGCATCGGTCTGGAAACCCACGAGGAGCCGTACCTGGTCGAGTCCAACCCGGATCCCCTTCGCGAAGGCGACGCGTTCAGCGTGGAGCCGGGGATCTACGTCGAAGGACGCTGGGGCGCCCGGATCGAGGACATCGTGGTCTGCACCGCTACCGGCGGAGAACGCATCAACTTGACGAGCCGCGACCTACGGATCGTCGGCTAA
- a CDS encoding adenylate/guanylate cyclase domain-containing protein, producing MPPQTRYARSGQFHIAYQLVGDAPIDLVFVPGWVSNIEECWELPGLAAFLERLTTFTRLILFDKRGTGLSDPVATDRLPTLEERMDDVRAVLDATGSQQAAIFGHSEGGSMSLLFAATFPHRTRALITFGVFARRRRSHDYPWAPSDADRQATIDQVEDEWVTEDMLRPLVPSRADDPTFLGQLATYFRRSASPGAAAQLLRMNTEIDVRAVLSAIRVPALVLHRTDDRDALVEEGRWIASQIPGASFVELAGGDHLFWVGDTDAVLAEIEGFLTGVRPAPEPNRVLATVLFTDVVASTEMAVRLGDRRWREVLETHRAQVRSALAHWRGEEIDNPGDGFLAVFDGPARAVRCALTIRDAAGKAGLQVRAGLHTGEIERHGGRVDGLAVHIGSRVMATAGADEVVVSSTVKDLVAGSGINFADRGTHVLKGVPDEWRLYLVL from the coding sequence ATGCCACCGCAGACTCGATATGCACGATCGGGGCAGTTTCACATCGCCTATCAGCTCGTTGGCGATGCGCCAATCGATCTGGTCTTCGTCCCCGGCTGGGTCTCAAACATTGAGGAGTGCTGGGAGCTCCCTGGACTCGCCGCGTTCCTCGAGCGCCTTACAACATTCACCCGCCTCATCCTCTTCGACAAGCGAGGCACAGGTCTGTCTGACCCGGTCGCCACCGACCGCCTCCCCACACTCGAAGAGCGGATGGACGACGTCCGCGCCGTACTCGATGCGACAGGATCCCAGCAGGCTGCGATCTTCGGCCACTCCGAGGGAGGCAGCATGAGCCTTCTGTTTGCCGCCACTTTCCCGCACCGCACACGGGCCCTGATCACATTCGGAGTGTTCGCTCGTCGACGCCGCAGCCATGACTATCCGTGGGCCCCGAGCGACGCGGATCGGCAGGCGACCATCGACCAGGTCGAGGACGAGTGGGTCACCGAGGACATGCTCCGTCCGCTTGTTCCCAGCCGCGCAGACGATCCAACATTTCTCGGCCAGCTCGCCACCTACTTTCGGCGCTCAGCCAGCCCGGGCGCCGCGGCTCAGCTGTTGCGCATGAACACCGAGATCGACGTCCGCGCCGTCCTGTCAGCCATCCGCGTCCCCGCGCTCGTGCTGCACCGCACCGATGATCGGGACGCTCTGGTAGAAGAGGGCCGCTGGATCGCCTCGCAGATCCCGGGGGCGTCGTTCGTCGAGCTGGCCGGTGGCGATCACCTCTTCTGGGTGGGCGACACCGACGCCGTTCTCGCCGAGATCGAGGGCTTCCTGACCGGCGTGCGCCCCGCACCGGAGCCCAACCGGGTGCTGGCCACGGTCCTGTTCACCGATGTGGTTGCCTCCACCGAGATGGCCGTGCGCCTCGGCGACCGCCGCTGGCGCGAGGTGCTGGAGACTCATCGTGCACAGGTACGCAGCGCACTCGCCCACTGGCGCGGCGAGGAGATTGACAACCCCGGCGATGGATTCCTCGCTGTGTTCGATGGCCCTGCGCGAGCGGTACGCTGCGCCCTCACGATCCGAGATGCCGCCGGGAAGGCAGGACTCCAAGTCCGGGCAGGACTGCATACCGGCGAGATCGAGCGGCACGGCGGCCGGGTGGACGGGCTGGCGGTGCATATCGGCTCACGCGTCATGGCCACTGCCGGTGCCGACGAGGTCGTCGTGTCGAGCACGGTGAAGGATCTCGTAGCTGGGTCGGGAATCAACTTCGCGGATCGCGGCACGCACGTGCTGAAGGGAGTCCCGGACGAGTGGCGGCTTTACCTCGTGCTCTAG
- a CDS encoding M67 family metallopeptidase, which translates to MSEPTDGALILSTALADELLAHAAAEAPNEACGILAGSLADGRATAYHPARNAEASPFVYTVHPDDLVRIVLGIEDAGQDLVAIFHSHTQSPAVPSPTDRRQAMYPDAFYLLASMLDPDVVPMQALRAWRIRDGEATEAPLRIG; encoded by the coding sequence GTGAGCGAGCCGACCGACGGTGCGCTCATCCTCTCGACCGCCCTGGCCGACGAGCTGCTGGCCCACGCCGCGGCCGAGGCGCCGAACGAGGCGTGCGGCATCCTGGCCGGATCCCTGGCCGACGGGCGGGCGACCGCCTACCATCCTGCCCGCAACGCCGAGGCGTCACCGTTCGTCTACACCGTCCACCCCGACGACCTGGTCCGCATCGTGCTGGGCATCGAGGATGCCGGCCAGGACCTCGTGGCCATCTTCCATTCCCACACCCAGTCTCCGGCCGTCCCATCGCCCACCGACCGCCGCCAGGCGATGTACCCCGACGCGTTCTACCTGCTGGCCAGCATGTTGGATCCCGACGTCGTACCGATGCAGGCGCTCCGCGCCTGGCGTATCCGCGACGGCGAGGCCACCGAAGCGCCGCTCAGGATCGGGTAG